The Methanobrevibacter sp. TMH8 genome contains a region encoding:
- a CDS encoding DUF4012 domain-containing protein: MERRNKLIILIMVVAAIGVLAIVWGTFLGGPNLAQGDKSILVLAVDEGEKRPGMGAVDMAFVVEMKNGSIANYTPVYPHGMRHPTQAEPAEAQAQGAGSKLLLHDSLWSNDTEQGMEYAKEIVEANTNFTPDAVVAVNTEGLDAVIAAAGPIKVDGKEANISAVDLVRENDQLHGGNMTRGQAVMALASALSTAANNPTTRNAMVQAALDQFSKGNIVMVPQGSFVSLMASKGLGSIIG, from the coding sequence ATGGAAAGAAGAAATAAACTTATTATATTAATTATGGTTGTAGCAGCTATTGGAGTACTTGCTATAGTTTGGGGAACTTTTTTAGGAGGCCCTAACTTAGCTCAAGGAGATAAAAGTATTCTAGTATTAGCTGTTGATGAAGGTGAAAAAAGACCAGGTATGGGTGCTGTAGATATGGCATTTGTAGTTGAAATGAAAAATGGAAGTATAGCTAATTATACTCCAGTATATCCACATGGAATGAGGCATCCTACTCAAGCAGAACCTGCCGAAGCGCAAGCTCAAGGTGCAGGATCTAAGCTACTGCTTCACGATTCCCTATGGAGTAATGATACAGAGCAAGGAATGGAATATGCAAAAGAAATTGTAGAAGCCAACACAAATTTCACACCAGATGCAGTTGTAGCAGTTAATACAGAAGGATTAGATGCAGTTATAGCAGCTGCTGGACCAATTAAAGTAGATGGAAAAGAAGCTAATATTAGTGCAGTTGATCTTGTAAGAGAAAACGACCAATTACATGGTGGAAACATGACTCGTGGACAAGCAGTAATGGCACTTGCTTCAGCTCTCTCAACAGCAGCTAATAATCCAACAACCCGTAATGCAATGGTACAAGCTGCTTTAGATCAATTCTCAAAAGGAAACATCGTAATGGTTCCTCAAGGATCCTTTGTTAGCTTAATGGCTTCAAAAGGTCTTGGATCCATTATTGGATAA
- the mtxX gene encoding methanogenesis marker protein Mmp4/MtxX codes for MNLLIGCGENKNALLAAELLNRDENFNIELAKSDEELIQGLKSEKFDAIIRGSLKSFNILKNLKELNMNATNSLTDLNSSNDSNSLNGSNNLNNLNGLNDLNETDKSDEKINKPIYRASYIKANTSENQEFLLGPVGIDEGDSIDEKLNLAIYAAEFMNKIDKVPKIAILADGRKEDLGRSSTIDKSIEESEELVEKIENSLLNLEFLSDFSVKNYYILIEKAVKEGNNIIIAPDGIIGNIIFRSLVLLSSWESYGAIALGMDKIFIDTSRDQTKEGYIRALKFAQSLVNKSL; via the coding sequence GTGAATTTATTAATAGGTTGTGGTGAGAATAAAAATGCTCTATTAGCAGCAGAATTATTAAATAGGGACGAAAATTTCAATATTGAATTAGCTAAGTCTGATGAAGAGTTAATTCAAGGTTTAAAAAGTGAAAAATTCGATGCTATTATAAGAGGGTCCTTAAAATCTTTTAATATTTTAAAAAATCTAAAAGAATTAAATATGAATGCTACAAATAGTTTGACTGATTTGAATAGTTCAAATGATTCTAATAGTTTAAATGGTTCAAATAATTTGAATAATTTGAATGGTTTAAACGATTTAAATGAAACTGATAAATCAGATGAAAAAATAAATAAACCAATATATAGAGCTAGTTATATTAAAGCTAATACCAGTGAAAACCAAGAGTTTTTACTTGGACCCGTAGGTATTGATGAAGGAGATAGTATTGATGAAAAATTGAATTTAGCTATTTATGCAGCTGAATTCATGAATAAAATTGATAAAGTTCCTAAAATAGCTATTTTAGCTGATGGAAGAAAAGAAGATTTGGGAAGAAGCTCAACTATTGATAAATCAATTGAAGAAAGTGAAGAACTTGTAGAAAAAATTGAAAATTCACTTTTGAATCTAGAATTTCTTTCAGATTTTTCTGTGAAAAATTATTATATATTAATAGAAAAAGCTGTTAAAGAAGGGAATAATATTATCATTGCTCCTGATGGAATCATAGGCAATATAATATTTAGAAGTCTTGTTCTTTTAAGTTCATGGGAAAGTTATGGTGCAATTGCTCTTGGAATGGATAAAATATTCATAGATACTAGTCGTGATCAAACAAAAGAAGGATATATTCGTGCATTGAAGTTTGCACAGAGTTTAGTCAATAAAAGTTTATAA
- the uppS gene encoding polyprenyl diphosphate synthase, with protein sequence MDILKPIYQLYEWRISRGLDPNSMPKHIAIIMDGNRRYSRVQGNINVIKGHEIGVDTLEKVLDWSIDLGIEIVTAYAFSTENFNRPAEEVEGLMNLFVKNFKRIVSHEKIHKNEVKVKVVGRLDLLPETVREAILEAEESTAHYNKKLFNLAIGYDGRLEIVDAIKKIAKDVKDGKITEDQIDEKLVSDNLYTAGLEDPNLIIRTSGEERLSGFLLWQSSYSELYFCDSLWPELRKVDFLRAIRDYQQRERRYGV encoded by the coding sequence ATGGATATACTGAAACCAATCTATCAACTATATGAATGGCGGATTTCAAGAGGATTGGATCCAAATAGTATGCCTAAACACATAGCTATTATCATGGATGGTAATAGAAGATATTCTCGTGTTCAGGGAAATATAAATGTTATTAAAGGGCATGAAATTGGAGTAGATACACTTGAAAAAGTTCTTGATTGGAGTATTGATCTTGGAATTGAGATAGTAACTGCTTATGCTTTTTCAACTGAGAATTTTAATCGACCAGCTGAAGAAGTTGAAGGTTTGATGAATTTATTTGTAAAAAACTTTAAAAGAATTGTTTCTCATGAAAAAATTCATAAAAATGAAGTAAAAGTTAAAGTAGTTGGTAGACTTGATCTTTTACCCGAAACCGTTAGGGAAGCTATTTTAGAAGCAGAAGAATCAACTGCACATTATAATAAAAAATTATTTAATTTAGCTATTGGTTATGATGGTCGTCTTGAAATAGTAGATGCTATAAAAAAGATAGCTAAAGATGTTAAAGATGGAAAAATTACTGAAGATCAAATTGATGAAAAATTAGTAAGTGATAACCTTTATACTGCAGGACTTGAAGACCCTAACTTAATTATTCGTACTAGTGGTGAAGAACGTCTTAGTGGGTTCCTTTTATGGCAATCTTCATATTCTGAACTTTATTTTTGTGATAGTTTATGGCCTGAACTAAGAAAAGTTGACTTTTTAAGAGCTATTCGTGATTATCAACAAAGAGAAAGAAGATATGGGGTTTAA